A genomic segment from Carassius auratus strain Wakin chromosome 25, ASM336829v1, whole genome shotgun sequence encodes:
- the LOC113042952 gene encoding prickle-like protein 1, translated as MNSGGFHGAIRPLDMEPKVNKLAFGFQRSSTSDDDSGCALEEYAWVPPGLRPEQVQLYFSCLPEDKVPYVNSPGEKYRIKQLLYQLPPHDNEVRYCQSLSEEEKKELHMFSVQRKKEALGRGTLKLLPRTMLHAACEHCGENVSGGEMVVFASRAGPSQCWHPACFTCSTCNELLVDLIYFYQDGKVHCGRHHAELLKPRCSSCDEIIFADECTEAEGRHWHMKHFSCFECETILGGQRYIMKDGRPYCCGCFESLYAEYCEACGEHIGVDHAQMTYDGLHWHATDACFSCAQCKGSLLGCPFLPKEGRIYCSKACSLGEDVHASDSSDSAFQSARSRESRRSVKMGKSSRSADQCRQSLLFSPAGNYKFPGLSGNADDTLSNKLSQLSFADNHFWRNREEQEAPEDHEEWAEHEDYMTQLLLKFGEHGMFQQPDDTRPTDLWTADSEGKKKMESRMPGSGGNGNLASKKYKADMYWAQSQDGLGDSAYGSHPGPASSRKLQELDLEHGASFKHEDKQWFNDSLECITDELKQAEQNIRDSMDSLALSNITGASVDGDIKDKPLLYSLQNFSELDRCENASNMGTLNSSMLHRSANSLKSLASELECVEVIEEERQEQVVPLPEDRPKPPHLPVLRRSKSQSKPQQVKFSDDVVDNGQYDDLEVRQPPMSERTRRRAYHFDEQDQQRPRHHHRRRRSRKSRSDNALHLVPKEKARMCFKEDRRGPNAHHGQPSYAHANSEYGLHNQAAVERFSRLYGDEDDWCSTCSSSSSESEEEGFFLGQPIPQPRQPRFQYYADELPFGTRTKSKEKRGRKGKNCIIS; from the exons GTCCAGCTGTACTTCTCCTGTCTACCTGAGGACAAAGTCCCTTATGTGAACAGCCCCGGGGAGAAATACCGCATCAAACAGCTCCTGTACCAGCTCCCTCCTCATGACAATGAG GTGCGATACTGCCAGTCTCTCAGCGAAGAAGAGAAGAAGGAGCTTCACATGTTTAGCgtgcagagaaagaaagaggccCTCGGGCGAGGAACTCTGAAACTGCTGCCAAGGACGATGCTTCATGCGGCGTGTGAACAC TGTGGAGAGAACGTCAGTGGAGGGGAGATGGTGGTGTTTGCTTCACGGGCAGGACCTAGTCAGTGTTGGCACCCAGCGTGCTTCACATGTTCCACCTGTAATGAGCTCCTGGTTGATCTCATTTACTTCTACCAAGATGGCAAGGTCCATTGTGGACGGCATCATGCTGAATTACTAAAGCCACGCTGTTCCTCTTGTGATGAG ATAATTTTTGCGGATGAGTGCACGGAAGCAGAGGGTCGTCACTGGCATATGAAGCACTTTTCCTGCTTTGAATGCGAGACCATCCTGGGTGGTCAGCGGTACATCATGAAGGATGGTCGGCCCTACTGCTGCGGTTGCTTCGAGTCTCTGTACGCGGAGTATTGTGAGGCCTGCGGTGAACACATCG GAGTGGACCATGCCCAAATGACGTATGATGGCCTTCATTGGCACGCCACAGATGCTTGTTTTAGCTGCGCTCAGTGCAAGGGCTCCTTGCTTGGGTGTCCCTTTCTACCCAAAGAAGGCAGGATCTACTGTTCCAAGGCCTGCAGCCTTGGGGAGGACGTCCATGCTTCAGATTCTTCAGATTCAGCTTTCCAATCCGCAAGATCTCGGGAATCACGGCGCAGCGTGAAGATGGGCAAAAGCAGTCGCTCTGCAGACCAGTGTCGACAGTCTCTTCTCTTTTCGCCCGCAGGCAACTACAAGTTCCCCGGACTCTCAGGGAACGCCGATGACACCTTGTCCAACAAGCTGTCACAGCTAAGCTTCGCAGATAACCACTTCTGGAGGAACAGGGAGGAGCAGGAAGCACCTGAGGACCATGAGGAATGGGCTGAGCACGAGGACTACATGACCCAGCTCCTCCTCAAGTTTGGTGAACATGGGATGTTCCAGCAGCCGGACGACACCAGGCCGACTGACCTCTGGACGGCCGACTCTGAGGGTAAAAAAAAGATGGAGTCAAGGATGCCAGGCAGTGGTGGGAATGGCAATCTGGCCAGTAAAAAATACAAGGCAGACATGTACTGGGCACAGTCCCAGGATGGACTAGGTGACTCTGCGTACGGAAGCCACCCTGGACCTGCAAGCAGCAGGAAGCTCCAGGAGCTCGATTTGGAGCATGGAGCCAGCTTTAAGCATGAAGATAAACAGTGGTTTAATGACTCACTGGAGTGCATCACAGATGAACTGAAGCAAGCAGAGCAGAACATCAGAGACTCGATGGACTCCTTGGCACTCTCCAACATCACAG GTGCTTCAGTTGATGGGGATATTAAAGACAAACCATTGCTCTACTCCTTACAAAATTTCTCTGAGCTTGACCGCTGCGAGAACGCCAGCAACATGGGGACTCTGAATTCATCAATGCTGCACAGGAGCGCCAATTCCTTGAAGAGCCTGGCCTCTGAGCTGGAGTGTGTGGAGGTCATTGAAGAGGAGCGACAGGAGCAGGTGGTGCCGCTCCCAGAGGACAGGCCCAAACCACCTCACTTACCTGTCCTAAGAAGGTCCAAGTCCCAGTCCAAACCACAGCAGGTGAAGTTCTCAGATGACGTTGTGGACAACGGACAATATGACGACCTGGAGGTGCGGCAGCCTCCCATGAGCGAACGCACTCGGAGACGAGCGTACCACTTTGACGAGCAAGACCAGCAGCGCCCTCGTCATCACCACAGGAGAAGGAGGAGTCGTAAATCTCGTTCGGACAACGCGCTTCACTTGGTGCCCAAAGAAAAGGCCCGTATGTGTTTCAAGGAGGACCGCCGAGGTCCTAATGCTCACCACGGTCAGCCTTCCTATGCCCACGCCAATTCAGAGTACGGTTTGCACAACCAGGCGGCAGTGGAGAGGTTTTCACGTCTTTACGGGGATGAAGATGACTGGTGCTCTACCTGCTCCTCTTCATCATCTGAATCAGAGGAGGAAGGGTTTTTCTTGGGCCAGCCTATTCCACAACCAAGACAACCTCGTTTCCAATATTATGCTGATGAACTTCCTTTCGGCACAAGGACAAAGTCCAAAGAGAAGCGAGGACGGAAGGGCAAAAACTGTATAATTTCATAA